One genomic segment of Canis lupus familiaris isolate Mischka breed German Shepherd chromosome 22, alternate assembly UU_Cfam_GSD_1.0, whole genome shotgun sequence includes these proteins:
- the AKAP11 gene encoding A-kinase anchor protein 11 isoform X1 has translation MATFQTLRNSHMKTRASVRKSFSEDVFQSVKSLLQSEKELCTISAEDCLKQDEHANLTEVTFLGFNEETDAAHIQDLAAVSVELPDLLNSLHFCSLNENEIICMKDISKSSDTNSGPLNQSQHSGMLCVMRVSPTLPRLRIDFIFSLLSKYATGIRYTLDTYLHQKHQLETAKEDDDDDTNQSVSSIEDDFVTAFEHLEEEEASKPYNDGINITALKSQCDAASQTSSGHHLETHDLRILVSSGRQKSLANPSASLINVLGHKELPSVKTSVTTLISEPWIQKSFYRSSNASDKGSDAQKTLFSSSPAYSSESECSSPSPVIFLDEEGYQKSLKAKLELPKIPVMKDDIEDSDSEVSEFFDSFDQFDELEQTLEASCSFPKDPVLGKPSQKKGHKHEKSCSVTTTMNPQKFKFDRPALPANVRKPTPRKPESPYSNLCDAPDSPRPVKASGEDSGLFSPIRSSAFSPLGGCTPAECFCQTDTGGDKIHENHDSVYYTYEDYANSISCEVLGSVLHTQHTHATSNIHSIKKGENKTIALKNGSLDQKNKSKNTSLMIKDSIQKFASDLVEKSFGSAFKDLQKGVSSCTNALCHLAIKLTSSIFQMAFNELRRQCAFSLRERAISSLANFLVSEALSNALQDLQYVKKQIFTNTVARFAADLAEELVFEGIMEVCQFSYPPTPTSPQCWSLDCEDRVVKSYAKDLSESVIQEAFIELSQVDVTFTTKAAVSVSTDNLKCASTENLVPLTQTSTFSPAFNNQTVMATRPMQEYKKEYTVQQALFCTSGVVTSIPVPLAGNALLPYHISSNTYQAKSLQSSDGNNLNGDSIQTRVTTKNKEEEVACLRNICLPSDHNPGSQKDFKPTNDDIEMQSSSKLPSDPVIISNFSTAMVHTIVNETLESMTSFKGTNTVDEHTDCVTTAVKGKPFAFHSDQATLQLSEASNKDMFADQLSKSILKHSIDKSKSVLPNVDKSAEHKEGLPIPREESQFPKFSDPQDHLTHCLLSVGKDYVPECKGSSAHGFSLETLPPCPTIVGQKPDLKEVAKDKSVKKHNLNNTALEPLSFGQEHPFPHSHTLSSTVLTCVDGLHVEDKQKIRDGNVIPGTPPSTPLVPSQASSEWDIKKLTKKLKGELAKEFAPATPPSTPHNSSVGSLSENEQNTIEKEEFMLKLMRSLSEEVESSEDEEHPEVDVKSEHPGKKVQFAESLATHIISLATEMAASHLDNKVIQEPRVKSPCLNAQSQRSVSPAVLNCSEENLQTLCNFASDMAAEVITEAEKIAKVRSCMPFRQRKNSCYVDGGRDDRLEEKLEMEAVAYPREGDPFILSLPPNPFMSGLTYKYPSCESVTDEYAGHIIQVLKQEGGNRELIMDQYANRLAYRSVKSGLQEAAKTTKMKCSSKMFPLQSSQVKTKNELLIFLNKEHHQEVDKERQSKRNGGYLCKNQTCEWTRDTYKNESSELYNFSTSLAHSITRDVKKELTTSTVGLPKSLTDSCLYEKSGCDEDTKSHIEPEFLQSLQPPSQNHRFYHSTGNLNGYGHGENVVQAIEQYAKKVVDDTLELSLGSAVFHESESTKAADRVTYAEKLSPLISQACRYCDRKELHDCTGNSSQHISRLDSFASGKPVSVSKLSNIHQEFRICHLDVPQIHVGLDKKTVLAEKIVAEAIEKAERELSNTSLAADSGIGQDGISFVESLTTEIMTSAMTNVGRAVSSPKEIEDLQSTESFGSQQMNLSIGDDSTGSWSNLSFEDEHQDESSSFHHLSESNGNSSSWSSLGLEGDLYEDNLSFPTSDSDEPDDKDEDPEDDGEGLGPDRKILLITNIDMEPCTVDPQLRIILQWLVASEAEVTELYLHDSAKKEFIQLSKRLQEKGWKVGDVVQAVLQYYEVQEERHKSLFDWLLEDA, from the exons ATGGCGACCTTCCAGACTTTGAGAAACAGTCACATGAAGACTCGAGCATCTGTCAGAAAA agctTCAGTGAAGATGTGTTCCAGTCTGTCAAGTCTTTATTACAGAGTGAGAAGGAACTATGCACTATATCAGCAGAGGATTGTTTAAAGCAGGATGAACATGCCAATTTGACTGAG GTTACATTTCTAGGTTTTAATGAAGAAACAGATGCTGCTCATATACAG GATTTAGCTGCAGTTTCTGTGGAACTTCCAGATCTTCTGAATTCATTGCACTTCTGCAgtctaaatgaaaatgaaatcatttgtaTGAAGGATATAAGTAAATCATCAGATACAAACAGTGGTCCTCTAAATCAG AGTCAGCATTCTGGAATGCTCTGCGTCATGAGAGTGTCACCTACATTACCAAGACTCAGAATTGATTTTATCTTTAGTCTCCTAAGTAAATATGCTACTGGTATAAGATACACCCTGGACACATATTTGCATCAGAAGCACCAACTTGAGACTGCTAAGGAAGACGATGATGATGACACCAACCAGTCTGTGTCTTCCATAGAGGATGACTTTGTCACTGCTTTTGAGCACTTAGAGGAAGAAGAGGCCTCAAAGCCGTATAATGATG GAATAAATATTACTGCACTAAAGAGCCAGTGTGATGCTGCTTCACAGACTTCTTCTGGTCACCATTTAGAAACCCATGATTTAAGGATTCTGGTTAGTTCTGGGAGGCAGAAGTCATTGGCTAACCCTTCAGCTTCCTTAATAAATGTGCTGGGACATAAAGAACTACCTTCTGTGAAAACTTCAGTCACCACGTTAATTTCTGAGCCTTGGATCCAAAAGAGTTTCTACAGGTCATCTAATGCTTCAGATAAAGGTAGTGATGCacagaaaacattattttcttcttcccctgcctACTCCTCTGAATCTGAATGCTCAAGTCCAAGTCCTGTTATTTTCTTGGATGAAGAGGGTTATCAGAaaagtttaaaagcaaaactTGAGTTACCTAAAATTCCTGTGATGAAAGATGATATAGAAGATTCAGACTCAGAAGTAAGTGaattttttgatagttttgaTCAGTTTGATGAACTAGAACAAACTTTAGAGGCTTCTTGTTCATTTCCAAAAGATCCTGTCCTAGGGAAGCCATCGCAAAAGAAAGGACACAAACATGAAAAATCTTGCTCTGTAACCACTACTATGAATCCTCAAAAATTCAAGTTTGATCGTCCAGCTCTCCCAGCTAATGTTAGAAAGCCAACTCCTCGTAAACCGGAATCCCCTTATAGTAACCTGTGTGATGCCCCGGATTCACCTCGCCCAGTGAAGGCGTCAGGGGAAGACAGTGGTTTGTTTAGCCCTATTCGATCTTCTGCCTTTAGTCCTCTTGGAGGCTGTACTCCTGCTGAATGTTTTTGCCAAACAGATACTGGTGGAGATAAGATTCATGAAAATCATGATTCTGTTTATTACACCTATGAGGATTATGCAAATAGCATTTCATGTGAGGTATTGGGCTCAGTTCTTCATACCCAGCACACTCATGCAACCTCAAATATTCATAGtattaaaaagggagaaaataaaaccatagctCTTAAGAATGGAAGCcttgatcaaaaaaataaatctaaaaatacatcCTTGATGATTAAAGACAGTATTCAGAAATTTGCATCAGATCTCGTGGAAAAAAGTTTCGGCAGTGCATTTAAAGACTTACAGAAAGGAGTCTCTTCATGTACCAATGCATTGTGCCATTTAGCCATCAAATTGACATCGTCCATTTTTCAGATGGCATTTAATGAACTGAGAAGGCAGTGTGCATTTTCACTGAGAGAACGTGCCATTAGCAGTCTGGCTAATTTTTTGGTGAGCGAAGCTTTATCAAATGCTTTACAGGATTTACAGTATGTAAAGAAGCAGATATTCACAAACACAGTTGCTAGGTTTGCTGCAGATCTTGCCGAAGAGCTTGTTTTTGAAGGCATCATGGAAGTGTGTCAGTTTTCGTATCCCCCAACACCCACGTCTCCACAGTGTTGGTCGTTGGACTGTGAAGATAGAGTAGTAAAGTCATATGCAAAAGACTTATCTGAGTCTGTAATACAGGAAGCGTTTATTGAGCTTTCACAAGTTGATGTGACATTCACAACCAAGGCAGCGGTTAGTGTTTCTACAGATAACCTAAAGTGTGCGAGCACAGAAAATTTAGTGCCATTGACACAGACCTCCACGTTTTCCCCTGCTTTTAACAATCAGACAGTTATGGCAACAAGACCCATGCAGgaatataaaaaggaatacaCAGTACAGCAGGCCTTGTTTTGTACTTCTGGAGTTGTTACTTCTATACCAGTGCCCTTGGCGGGAAATGCCCTTCTCCCATATCATATTTCATCTAATACATATCAGGCAAAGTCTCTTCAGTCATCTGATGGTAATAATTTGAATGGTGATTCTATCCAGACACGTGTtaccacaaaaaacaaagaagaggaagTAGCATgtctcagaaatatttgtttaccCTCAGACCACAATCCAGGTAGCCAGAAAGATTTTAAACCAACTAATGATGATATTGAAATGCAAAGCTCTTCAAAATTACCAAGTGATCCTGTGATTATTAGCAACTTTTCTACAGCAATGGTGCATACGATTGTAAATGAAACGCTGGAGTCAATGACATCATTCAAAGGCACGAACACAGTTGATGAACACACAGATTGTGTAACTACAGCAGTAAAGGGAAAACCCTTTGCTTTTCACTCTGACCAAGCAACACTGCAACTGAGCGAAGCTAGCAATAAGGACATGTTTGCTGATCAGTTATCTAAATCTATTCTTAAACATTCCATAGATAAAAGCAAATCAGTGCTTCCAAATGTAGATAAAAGTGCTGAACACAAGGAAGGCTTGCCTATTCCCAGAGAAGAGTCACAATTCCCCAAATTTTCTGATCCTCAAGATCACTTAACCCACTGTTTGCTTTCAGTAGGAAAGGATTATGTTCCAGAATGTAAAGGTTCATCAGCTCACGGATTTTCTTTAGAGACACTACCACCTTGTCCAACAATTGTAGGTCAGAAACCTGATTTGAAGGAAGTTGCTAAGGACAAATCTGTGAAAAAGCATAATTTGAATAATACAGCACTTGAGCCCTTGTCTTTTGGGCAAGAACACCCTTTTCCTCATTCACATACTTTGTCCTCCACAGTGCTTACATGTGTAGATGGTTTGCATGTGgaagataaacagaaaattagaGATGGAAATGTAATACCTGGCACTCCTCCATCCACTCCTCTAGTACCATCCCAGGCTAGTTCTGAATGGGATATTAAGAAGTTAACCAAAAAGCTCAAGGGGGAATTAGCAAAAGAATTTGCACCTGCTACGCCACCCTCTACACCTCACAACTCGTCTGTTGGTAGTTTgtctgaaaatgaacaaaatactatagaaaaagaagagttcATGTTGAAACTCATGCGATCTCTTTCAGAAGAGGTTGAAAGTAGTGAAGACGAAGAGCACCCAGAAGTGGATGTAAAGTCTGAGCACCCAGGGAAAAAAGTTCAATTTGCAGAATCATTAGCTACCCACATCATTTCTCTCGCAACGGAAATGGCAGCTTCCCATTTAGATAATAAAGTCATTCAAGAACCCAGGGTTAAAAGCCCTTGCTTAAATGCACAAAGTCAAAGAAGTGTGTCACCTGCTGTTTTAAATTGCTCAGAGGAAAATTTACAAACGTTATGCAATTTTGCAAGTGATATGGCGGCAGAAGTCATTACAGAAGCTGAGAAAATAGCAAAAGTTAGAAGTTGTATGCCTTTCAGGCAAAGGAAGAATAGTTGTTACGTTGATGGTGGCCGAGATGATAGATTAGAAGAGAAGTTGGAAATGGAGGCTGTAGCATACCCACGAGAAGgagatccattcattctttcgtTACCACCAAATCCTTTTATGTCTGGTCTGACGTATAAGTATCCCAGCTGTGAAAGCGTGACAGACGAGTATGCGGGTCATATTATCCAAGTGCTAAAACAGGAAGGCGGCAATCGTGAGTTAATAATGGACCAGTATGCCAATAGACTTGCTTATCGATCTGTTAAATCAGGATTACAAGAAGCTGCCAAGACAACCAAAATGAAGTGCAGCTCAAAAATGTTTCCCCTGCAAAGCTCACAGGTAAAAACCAAGAACGAACTATTAATATTCCTAAATAAAGAACACCACCAAGAAGTAGATAAAGAAcgacaaagcaaaagaaatggagGTTACCTTTGTAAAAATCAAACCTGTGAATGGACGCGGGatacatataaaaatgagtcCTCTGAACTGTATAATTTTTCAACCTCTCTAGCTCACAGCATAACAAGAGATGTCAAAAAAGAGCTGACAACGTCTACGGTTGGCTTGCCAAAATCCTTAACAGATTCTTGCCTTTATGAAAAGTCTGGATGTGATGAAGATACCAAGTCTCACATTGAGCCAGAATTTCTTCAGTCTCTTCAGCCTCCCTCACAAAATCACAGATTTTATCACAGTACAGGCAACTTAAATGGATATGGTCATGGAGAGAATGTTGTTCAAGCTATAGAGCAGTATGCTAAAAAAGTAGTGGATGACACACTAGAGCTCAGTTTAGGATCTGCAGTTTTCCATGAGTCTGAGTCCACGAAAGCAGCTGATAGGGTCACTTATGCGGAAAAGTTGTCACCTCTCATAAGTCAAGCTTGCAGATACTGTGACCGTAAAGAATTGCATGATTGTACTGGGAATTCATCTCAGCACATTTCTAGACTGGATTCATTTGCTAGCGGTAAGCCAGTTTCTGTATCGAAACTTAGCAACATCCATCAGGAGTTTAGAATTTGTCACCTTGATGTCCCACAAATTCATGTTGGTCTTGATAAGAAGACAGTGCTTGCTGAGAAGATAGTTGCTGAAGCTAttgaaaaagcagagagagagctgAGCAATACCAGCTTGGCGGCTGATAGCGGAATCGGACAAGATGGCATTAGCTTTGTTGAGAGCCTGACCACAGAAATAATGACATCGGCAATGACGAATGTTGGACGCGCGGTTAGCAG tccaaaagaaatagaagacttaCAGTCAACCGAGTCTTTCGGCAGCCAGCAGATGAATCTCAGTATTGGTGATGACAGCACGGGTAGCTGGTCTAATTTAAGTTTTGAAGATGAACACCAGGATGAAAGTAGCAGTTTTCATCACCTAAGTGAAAG
- the AKAP11 gene encoding A-kinase anchor protein 11 isoform X2, whose product MATFQTLRNSHMKTRASVRKSFSEDVFQSVKSLLQSEKELCTISAEDCLKQDEHANLTEVTFLGFNEETDAAHIQDLAAVSVELPDLLNSLHFCSLNENEIICMKDISKSSDTNSGPLNQSQHSGMLCVMRVSPTLPRLRIDFIFSLLSKYATGIRYTLDTYLHQKHQLETAKEDDDDDTNQSVSSIEDDFVTAFEHLEEEEASKPYNDGINITALKSQCDAASQTSSGHHLETHDLRILVSSGRQKSLANPSASLINVLGHKELPSVKTSVTTLISEPWIQKSFYRSSNASDKGSDAQKTLFSSSPAYSSESECSSPSPVIFLDEEGYQKSLKAKLELPKIPVMKDDIEDSDSEVSEFFDSFDQFDELEQTLEASCSFPKDPVLGKPSQKKGHKHEKSCSVTTTMNPQKFKFDRPALPANVRKPTPRKPESPYSNLCDAPDSPRPVKASGEDSGLFSPIRSSAFSPLGGCTPAECFCQTDTGGDKIHENHDSVYYTYEDYANSISCEVLGSVLHTQHTHATSNIHSIKKGENKTIALKNGSLDQKNKSKNTSLMIKDSIQKFASDLVEKSFGSAFKDLQKGVSSCTNALCHLAIKLTSSIFQMAFNELRRQCAFSLRERAISSLANFLVSEALSNALQDLQYVKKQIFTNTVARFAADLAEELVFEGIMEVCQFSYPPTPTSPQCWSLDCEDRVVKSYAKDLSESVIQEAFIELSQVDVTFTTKAAVSVSTDNLKCASTENLVPLTQTSTFSPAFNNQTVMATRPMQEYKKEYTVQQALFCTSGVVTSIPVPLAGNALLPYHISSNTYQAKSLQSSDGNNLNGDSIQTRVTTKNKEEEVACLRNICLPSDHNPGSQKDFKPTNDDIEMQSSSKLPSDPVIISNFSTAMVHTIVNETLESMTSFKGTNTVDEHTDCVTTAVKGKPFAFHSDQATLQLSEASNKDMFADQLSKSILKHSIDKSKSVLPNVDKSAEHKEGLPIPREESQFPKFSDPQDHLTHCLLSVGKDYVPECKGSSAHGFSLETLPPCPTIVGQKPDLKEVAKDKSVKKHNLNNTALEPLSFGQEHPFPHSHTLSSTVLTCVDGLHVEDKQKIRDGNVIPGTPPSTPLVPSQASSEWDIKKLTKKLKGELAKEFAPATPPSTPHNSSVGSLSENEQNTIEKEEFMLKLMRSLSEEVESSEDEEHPEVDVKSEHPGKKVQFAESLATHIISLATEMAASHLDNKVIQEPRVKSPCLNAQSQRSVSPAVLNCSEENLQTLCNFASDMAAEVITEAEKIAKVRSCMPFRQRKNSCYVDGGRDDRLEEKLEMEAVAYPREGDPFILSLPPNPFMSGLTYKYPSCESVTDEYAGHIIQVLKQEGGNRELIMDQYANRLAYRSVKSGLQEAAKTTKMKCSSKMFPLQSSQVKTKNELLIFLNKEHHQEVDKERQSKRNGGYLCKNQTCEWTRDTYKNESSELYNFSTSLAHSITRDVKKELTTSTVGLPKSLTDSCLYEKSGCDEDTKSHIEPEFLQSLQPPSQNHRFYHSTGNLNGYGHGENVVQAIEQYAKKVVDDTLELSLGSAVFHESESTKAADRVTYAEKLSPLISQACRYCDRKELHDCTGNSSQHISRLDSFASGKPVSVSKLSNIHQEFRICHLDVPQIHVGLDKKTVLAEKIVAEAIEKAERELSNTSLAADSGIGQDGISFVESLTTEIMTSAMTNVGRAVSSPKEIEDLQSTESFGSQQMNLSIGDDSTGSWSNLSFEDEHQDESSSFHHLSESDEPDDKDEDPEDDGEGLGPDRKILLITNIDMEPCTVDPQLRIILQWLVASEAEVTELYLHDSAKKEFIQLSKRLQEKGWKVGDVVQAVLQYYEVQEERHKSLFDWLLEDA is encoded by the exons ATGGCGACCTTCCAGACTTTGAGAAACAGTCACATGAAGACTCGAGCATCTGTCAGAAAA agctTCAGTGAAGATGTGTTCCAGTCTGTCAAGTCTTTATTACAGAGTGAGAAGGAACTATGCACTATATCAGCAGAGGATTGTTTAAAGCAGGATGAACATGCCAATTTGACTGAG GTTACATTTCTAGGTTTTAATGAAGAAACAGATGCTGCTCATATACAG GATTTAGCTGCAGTTTCTGTGGAACTTCCAGATCTTCTGAATTCATTGCACTTCTGCAgtctaaatgaaaatgaaatcatttgtaTGAAGGATATAAGTAAATCATCAGATACAAACAGTGGTCCTCTAAATCAG AGTCAGCATTCTGGAATGCTCTGCGTCATGAGAGTGTCACCTACATTACCAAGACTCAGAATTGATTTTATCTTTAGTCTCCTAAGTAAATATGCTACTGGTATAAGATACACCCTGGACACATATTTGCATCAGAAGCACCAACTTGAGACTGCTAAGGAAGACGATGATGATGACACCAACCAGTCTGTGTCTTCCATAGAGGATGACTTTGTCACTGCTTTTGAGCACTTAGAGGAAGAAGAGGCCTCAAAGCCGTATAATGATG GAATAAATATTACTGCACTAAAGAGCCAGTGTGATGCTGCTTCACAGACTTCTTCTGGTCACCATTTAGAAACCCATGATTTAAGGATTCTGGTTAGTTCTGGGAGGCAGAAGTCATTGGCTAACCCTTCAGCTTCCTTAATAAATGTGCTGGGACATAAAGAACTACCTTCTGTGAAAACTTCAGTCACCACGTTAATTTCTGAGCCTTGGATCCAAAAGAGTTTCTACAGGTCATCTAATGCTTCAGATAAAGGTAGTGATGCacagaaaacattattttcttcttcccctgcctACTCCTCTGAATCTGAATGCTCAAGTCCAAGTCCTGTTATTTTCTTGGATGAAGAGGGTTATCAGAaaagtttaaaagcaaaactTGAGTTACCTAAAATTCCTGTGATGAAAGATGATATAGAAGATTCAGACTCAGAAGTAAGTGaattttttgatagttttgaTCAGTTTGATGAACTAGAACAAACTTTAGAGGCTTCTTGTTCATTTCCAAAAGATCCTGTCCTAGGGAAGCCATCGCAAAAGAAAGGACACAAACATGAAAAATCTTGCTCTGTAACCACTACTATGAATCCTCAAAAATTCAAGTTTGATCGTCCAGCTCTCCCAGCTAATGTTAGAAAGCCAACTCCTCGTAAACCGGAATCCCCTTATAGTAACCTGTGTGATGCCCCGGATTCACCTCGCCCAGTGAAGGCGTCAGGGGAAGACAGTGGTTTGTTTAGCCCTATTCGATCTTCTGCCTTTAGTCCTCTTGGAGGCTGTACTCCTGCTGAATGTTTTTGCCAAACAGATACTGGTGGAGATAAGATTCATGAAAATCATGATTCTGTTTATTACACCTATGAGGATTATGCAAATAGCATTTCATGTGAGGTATTGGGCTCAGTTCTTCATACCCAGCACACTCATGCAACCTCAAATATTCATAGtattaaaaagggagaaaataaaaccatagctCTTAAGAATGGAAGCcttgatcaaaaaaataaatctaaaaatacatcCTTGATGATTAAAGACAGTATTCAGAAATTTGCATCAGATCTCGTGGAAAAAAGTTTCGGCAGTGCATTTAAAGACTTACAGAAAGGAGTCTCTTCATGTACCAATGCATTGTGCCATTTAGCCATCAAATTGACATCGTCCATTTTTCAGATGGCATTTAATGAACTGAGAAGGCAGTGTGCATTTTCACTGAGAGAACGTGCCATTAGCAGTCTGGCTAATTTTTTGGTGAGCGAAGCTTTATCAAATGCTTTACAGGATTTACAGTATGTAAAGAAGCAGATATTCACAAACACAGTTGCTAGGTTTGCTGCAGATCTTGCCGAAGAGCTTGTTTTTGAAGGCATCATGGAAGTGTGTCAGTTTTCGTATCCCCCAACACCCACGTCTCCACAGTGTTGGTCGTTGGACTGTGAAGATAGAGTAGTAAAGTCATATGCAAAAGACTTATCTGAGTCTGTAATACAGGAAGCGTTTATTGAGCTTTCACAAGTTGATGTGACATTCACAACCAAGGCAGCGGTTAGTGTTTCTACAGATAACCTAAAGTGTGCGAGCACAGAAAATTTAGTGCCATTGACACAGACCTCCACGTTTTCCCCTGCTTTTAACAATCAGACAGTTATGGCAACAAGACCCATGCAGgaatataaaaaggaatacaCAGTACAGCAGGCCTTGTTTTGTACTTCTGGAGTTGTTACTTCTATACCAGTGCCCTTGGCGGGAAATGCCCTTCTCCCATATCATATTTCATCTAATACATATCAGGCAAAGTCTCTTCAGTCATCTGATGGTAATAATTTGAATGGTGATTCTATCCAGACACGTGTtaccacaaaaaacaaagaagaggaagTAGCATgtctcagaaatatttgtttaccCTCAGACCACAATCCAGGTAGCCAGAAAGATTTTAAACCAACTAATGATGATATTGAAATGCAAAGCTCTTCAAAATTACCAAGTGATCCTGTGATTATTAGCAACTTTTCTACAGCAATGGTGCATACGATTGTAAATGAAACGCTGGAGTCAATGACATCATTCAAAGGCACGAACACAGTTGATGAACACACAGATTGTGTAACTACAGCAGTAAAGGGAAAACCCTTTGCTTTTCACTCTGACCAAGCAACACTGCAACTGAGCGAAGCTAGCAATAAGGACATGTTTGCTGATCAGTTATCTAAATCTATTCTTAAACATTCCATAGATAAAAGCAAATCAGTGCTTCCAAATGTAGATAAAAGTGCTGAACACAAGGAAGGCTTGCCTATTCCCAGAGAAGAGTCACAATTCCCCAAATTTTCTGATCCTCAAGATCACTTAACCCACTGTTTGCTTTCAGTAGGAAAGGATTATGTTCCAGAATGTAAAGGTTCATCAGCTCACGGATTTTCTTTAGAGACACTACCACCTTGTCCAACAATTGTAGGTCAGAAACCTGATTTGAAGGAAGTTGCTAAGGACAAATCTGTGAAAAAGCATAATTTGAATAATACAGCACTTGAGCCCTTGTCTTTTGGGCAAGAACACCCTTTTCCTCATTCACATACTTTGTCCTCCACAGTGCTTACATGTGTAGATGGTTTGCATGTGgaagataaacagaaaattagaGATGGAAATGTAATACCTGGCACTCCTCCATCCACTCCTCTAGTACCATCCCAGGCTAGTTCTGAATGGGATATTAAGAAGTTAACCAAAAAGCTCAAGGGGGAATTAGCAAAAGAATTTGCACCTGCTACGCCACCCTCTACACCTCACAACTCGTCTGTTGGTAGTTTgtctgaaaatgaacaaaatactatagaaaaagaagagttcATGTTGAAACTCATGCGATCTCTTTCAGAAGAGGTTGAAAGTAGTGAAGACGAAGAGCACCCAGAAGTGGATGTAAAGTCTGAGCACCCAGGGAAAAAAGTTCAATTTGCAGAATCATTAGCTACCCACATCATTTCTCTCGCAACGGAAATGGCAGCTTCCCATTTAGATAATAAAGTCATTCAAGAACCCAGGGTTAAAAGCCCTTGCTTAAATGCACAAAGTCAAAGAAGTGTGTCACCTGCTGTTTTAAATTGCTCAGAGGAAAATTTACAAACGTTATGCAATTTTGCAAGTGATATGGCGGCAGAAGTCATTACAGAAGCTGAGAAAATAGCAAAAGTTAGAAGTTGTATGCCTTTCAGGCAAAGGAAGAATAGTTGTTACGTTGATGGTGGCCGAGATGATAGATTAGAAGAGAAGTTGGAAATGGAGGCTGTAGCATACCCACGAGAAGgagatccattcattctttcgtTACCACCAAATCCTTTTATGTCTGGTCTGACGTATAAGTATCCCAGCTGTGAAAGCGTGACAGACGAGTATGCGGGTCATATTATCCAAGTGCTAAAACAGGAAGGCGGCAATCGTGAGTTAATAATGGACCAGTATGCCAATAGACTTGCTTATCGATCTGTTAAATCAGGATTACAAGAAGCTGCCAAGACAACCAAAATGAAGTGCAGCTCAAAAATGTTTCCCCTGCAAAGCTCACAGGTAAAAACCAAGAACGAACTATTAATATTCCTAAATAAAGAACACCACCAAGAAGTAGATAAAGAAcgacaaagcaaaagaaatggagGTTACCTTTGTAAAAATCAAACCTGTGAATGGACGCGGGatacatataaaaatgagtcCTCTGAACTGTATAATTTTTCAACCTCTCTAGCTCACAGCATAACAAGAGATGTCAAAAAAGAGCTGACAACGTCTACGGTTGGCTTGCCAAAATCCTTAACAGATTCTTGCCTTTATGAAAAGTCTGGATGTGATGAAGATACCAAGTCTCACATTGAGCCAGAATTTCTTCAGTCTCTTCAGCCTCCCTCACAAAATCACAGATTTTATCACAGTACAGGCAACTTAAATGGATATGGTCATGGAGAGAATGTTGTTCAAGCTATAGAGCAGTATGCTAAAAAAGTAGTGGATGACACACTAGAGCTCAGTTTAGGATCTGCAGTTTTCCATGAGTCTGAGTCCACGAAAGCAGCTGATAGGGTCACTTATGCGGAAAAGTTGTCACCTCTCATAAGTCAAGCTTGCAGATACTGTGACCGTAAAGAATTGCATGATTGTACTGGGAATTCATCTCAGCACATTTCTAGACTGGATTCATTTGCTAGCGGTAAGCCAGTTTCTGTATCGAAACTTAGCAACATCCATCAGGAGTTTAGAATTTGTCACCTTGATGTCCCACAAATTCATGTTGGTCTTGATAAGAAGACAGTGCTTGCTGAGAAGATAGTTGCTGAAGCTAttgaaaaagcagagagagagctgAGCAATACCAGCTTGGCGGCTGATAGCGGAATCGGACAAGATGGCATTAGCTTTGTTGAGAGCCTGACCACAGAAATAATGACATCGGCAATGACGAATGTTGGACGCGCGGTTAGCAG tccaaaagaaatagaagacttaCAGTCAACCGAGTCTTTCGGCAGCCAGCAGATGAATCTCAGTATTGGTGATGACAGCACGGGTAGCTGGTCTAATTTAAGTTTTGAAGATGAACACCAGGATGAAAGTAGCAGTTTTCATCACCTAAGTGAAAG